From Aristaeella lactis, the proteins below share one genomic window:
- a CDS encoding ABC transporter ATP-binding protein, with the protein MLELRNVSFLVDAEGKDKEIIRNVSLTVPDRKLVVVTGPNGGGKSTLAKLIAGIEKPTGGHIFFNGEDITELGITERAQKGIAYAFQQPVRFKGIRVLDLIRIAAGKTLSISDACEYLSSVGLCARDYVDREVNASLSGGELKRIEIATVLARKAVLSVFDEPEAGIDLWSFRNLTEVFQRMREDIRDSSILIISHQERILEIADEIIVLKDGQVEKQGARDEVFPHLMINEKAALCEGPFKAPVKGETEC; encoded by the coding sequence ATGCTTGAGTTAAGGAATGTTTCCTTCCTGGTGGACGCGGAGGGAAAGGATAAAGAGATCATCCGGAATGTCAGCCTGACGGTACCGGACCGGAAACTGGTTGTTGTGACCGGACCGAACGGAGGCGGCAAATCCACCCTGGCGAAGCTGATCGCCGGCATTGAAAAGCCCACTGGCGGGCATATTTTTTTCAACGGGGAAGATATTACGGAACTGGGAATTACGGAACGGGCGCAGAAAGGCATTGCCTATGCCTTCCAGCAGCCGGTACGCTTTAAGGGCATCCGGGTCCTGGACCTGATCCGCATTGCGGCCGGAAAGACCCTTTCCATATCCGATGCCTGCGAATACCTGTCCTCTGTGGGCCTGTGCGCCCGGGATTATGTGGACCGGGAAGTGAACGCCAGCCTGTCCGGCGGCGAACTGAAACGGATTGAAATTGCCACGGTGCTGGCCAGGAAGGCCGTGCTGTCGGTGTTTGACGAACCGGAAGCGGGTATTGACCTGTGGAGCTTCCGGAATTTGACGGAGGTCTTCCAGCGGATGCGGGAGGATATCCGGGACAGCTCCATCCTGATCATTTCCCATCAGGAACGGATCCTGGAGATCGCGGACGAGATCATTGTGCTGAAGGACGGCCAGGTGGAGAAACAGGGAGCGCGGGATGAGGTTTTCCCGCACCTGATGATTAATGAAAAGGCAGCTTTGTGCGAAGGTCCGTTCAAGGCACCGGTAAAGGGGGAGACGGAATGCTGA
- a CDS encoding Ppx/GppA phosphatase family protein — translation MRTAVIGIGSNSVRSLLAEVSGTGFQRLKRDREGTRLFAGLDEAGNLDRDSMDKTVSAVQRMALDAKGLGAEKLAIFATSAARDAANGAEFMAAVEKATGIPLRIISGEEEAELSFLGASAAASADRCGMIDIGGGSTEIAIGTPAGIECAFSCQMGAVRLYRRLRLERKEDMRPVEVAAAEILDEKLREFPGLALPENWVGTGGTFTTLAAMALQQPWTNRTNVQGTVITCGQIREIGEKLAGMNVEERKQLPGLQPSRADIVVHGICILLGVMGRLGMDQITVSEWGNLDGYITKNYCRNSL, via the coding sequence GTGAGAACTGCTGTGATCGGGATCGGATCCAATTCAGTGCGGAGCCTGCTGGCGGAGGTCAGCGGGACCGGATTCCAGCGTCTCAAGCGGGACCGTGAAGGAACACGCCTGTTTGCCGGCCTGGATGAGGCGGGCAACCTGGACCGGGACAGCATGGACAAAACCGTATCCGCGGTCCAGCGAATGGCACTGGACGCAAAGGGACTTGGCGCTGAAAAACTGGCCATCTTCGCGACCAGCGCTGCCCGGGACGCGGCTAACGGAGCCGAGTTCATGGCGGCGGTAGAGAAAGCCACGGGTATTCCGCTGCGGATCATCAGCGGAGAGGAAGAAGCGGAACTCAGTTTTCTAGGCGCGTCAGCGGCGGCATCCGCGGATCGCTGTGGGATGATCGATATCGGCGGCGGCAGCACAGAGATCGCTATCGGAACCCCGGCGGGCATTGAATGCGCGTTCTCCTGCCAGATGGGAGCGGTTCGGCTGTACCGGCGGCTGCGCCTGGAGCGCAAAGAAGACATGAGGCCGGTGGAAGTCGCGGCGGCGGAGATCCTGGATGAAAAACTGCGTGAGTTTCCGGGACTGGCCTTGCCGGAAAACTGGGTCGGCACCGGCGGAACCTTTACGACCCTGGCAGCAATGGCGCTGCAGCAGCCCTGGACAAACCGGACAAACGTACAGGGAACCGTGATCACCTGCGGCCAGATCCGGGAAATCGGTGAGAAACTGGCCGGGATGAACGTTGAGGAACGGAAACAGCTTCCGGGACTTCAGCCGAGCCGCGCGGACATTGTGGTGCACGGCATCTGCATCCTGCTGGGTGTCATGGGACGGCTCGGGATGGATCAGATCACCGTCAGCGAGTGGGGAAACCTGGACGGGTATATTACAAAGAATTACTGCCGTAATTCTTTGTAA
- a CDS encoding SufB/SufD family protein: protein MLKLDEIQKRLLREVADLHEIPEGAYNIRSNSASAGRQSTANIEITSKEDVSGLEIRIKPGTKNESVHIPVVMTQSGLKEVVYNDFFIGEGADVVIIAGCGIDNCGNQDSQHDGIHRFFVGKNARIRYVEKHYGSGDGSGKRILNPGTEVYMEEGSYAEMEMVQIKGVDDTVRTTTAELAAGSKLVVRERLMTHGEQRAISNYVVNLNGEGASADVVSRSVARDHSFQKFDAKIVGNAACHGHTECDSIIMDEGRILAVPALEANNVDAELVHEAAIGKIAGEQLIKLMSLGLTAAEAEEQIINGFLQ, encoded by the coding sequence ATGCTGAAGCTGGACGAGATTCAGAAGCGGCTGCTTCGCGAGGTGGCAGACCTGCATGAAATACCGGAAGGCGCGTATAATATCCGCTCCAACAGCGCTTCCGCGGGCCGGCAGTCAACTGCCAATATTGAGATCACTTCCAAGGAAGACGTCAGCGGCCTGGAAATCCGGATCAAACCCGGAACGAAAAACGAGAGCGTGCATATTCCCGTGGTGATGACCCAGAGCGGACTGAAGGAAGTGGTCTATAACGACTTCTTCATCGGTGAAGGCGCGGACGTGGTGATCATCGCGGGCTGCGGCATTGACAACTGCGGCAACCAGGATTCCCAGCATGACGGTATTCACCGCTTCTTTGTCGGGAAGAACGCCCGGATCCGGTATGTGGAAAAGCATTACGGTTCCGGAGACGGCAGCGGGAAGCGGATCCTGAATCCGGGTACGGAAGTATACATGGAAGAGGGAAGCTACGCCGAGATGGAAATGGTCCAGATCAAAGGCGTGGATGATACGGTGCGCACAACGACGGCGGAACTGGCAGCCGGATCCAAACTGGTGGTCCGGGAACGGCTGATGACCCACGGGGAACAGAGGGCGATCAGCAACTATGTGGTGAACCTGAACGGGGAAGGTGCCAGCGCGGACGTGGTTTCCCGCTCGGTAGCCCGGGATCATTCCTTCCAGAAGTTTGACGCGAAGATCGTCGGCAATGCTGCCTGCCACGGGCATACGGAATGCGATTCCATCATAATGGATGAGGGCCGGATCCTGGCAGTACCTGCCCTGGAGGCCAACAACGTGGACGCAGAGCTGGTGCATGAGGCGGCCATTGGCAAGATTGCCGGGGAACAGCTGATCAAGCTGATGAGCCTGGGACTGACCGCAGCGGAAGCCGAGGAACAGATTATTAACGGATTCCTGCAGTGA